One genomic segment of Danio aesculapii chromosome 15, fDanAes4.1, whole genome shotgun sequence includes these proteins:
- the tbx4 gene encoding T-box transcription factor TBX4 yields the protein MLQEKASVVADEGMTVAQSGGRSELASDSSHLGLPTTPSNPQNNEPDQSIENIKVVLHDRELWKKFHEAGTEMIITKAGRRMFPSYKVKVTGMNPKTKYILLTDIVPADDHRYKFCDNKWMVAGKAEPAMPGRLYVHPDSPATGAHWMRQLVSFQKLKLTNNHLDPFGHIILNSMHKYQPRLHIVKADENNAFGSKNTAYCTHVFHETAFISVTSYQNHKITQLKIENNPFAKGFRGSDEGDLRVSRLQGKDYPVISKNMVRQRLISSHGHLSGKLSAGVLSSHPQVLSHYQYDSGIPLPNSDSQEALSNSFTSSREPSLLYHCFKHRDNPRHLELGCKRPYLDTTSSAVPEEHYFRSPPSYDSPLLSHPYCNEALGSREACMYGGLEGEGGGAGGTDDLPAPSLNCNMWASVQSYPRYGMQTVEAMQYQPFTAHFNSTASAASMVSHHSPSMQRPHPTPPDLVTFTTQRVLPPTPSSASTSPSGSAHHDRAHSSLFHRKPGSPLRSQRDFAGYSTHSPTSTREPAYQYQTGLSSVGPHWTDS from the exons ATGCTTCAGGAGAAGGCCTCAGTTGTGGCTGATGAAGGAATGACCGTGGCCCAGTCGGGTGGCCGTTCTGAGCTGGCCAGCGATTCCTCACATCTGGGCCTGCCTACAACTCCCAGCAATCCCCAGAACAATGAGCCTGACCAG AGCATTGAAAATATCAAAGTGGTTCTTCATGACAGGGAGTTATGGAAGAAGTTTCACGAGGCTGGAACTGAGATGATCATCACCAAAGCAGGCAG GCGGATGTTTCCAAGCTACAAAGTTAAAGTTACAGGAATGAACCCCAAGACCAAATACATCCTATTAACGGACATTGTTCCAGCTGATGACCATCGGTACAAGTTCTGTGACAACAAGTG GATGGTGGCAGGAAAAGCAGAACCTGCCATGCCTGGAAGACTCTATGTCCACCCAGACTCTCCTGCAACAGGCGCCCATTGGATGAGACAATTGGTCTCATTTCAGAAGCTCAAGCTCACAAACAACCACCTTGATCCTTTTGGACAT ATTATCTTGAACTCGATGCACAAATATCAGCCCAGGTTACACATTGTGAAAGCTGATGAGAACAATGCTTTTGGTTCCAAGAACACGGCCTACTGCACTCATGTTTTTCACGAGACCGCTTTCATCTCGGTTACATCCTATCAGAACCATAAG ATCACACAATTAAAAATTGAGAACAATCCTTTTGCCAAAGGTTTTCGTGGCAGTGATGAGGGTGATTTGCGTGTGTCTAGACTTCAAGG GAAAGATTACCCAGTGATTTCTAAGAACATGGTCCGGCAGCGGCTTATCTCCTCACATGGCCATCTGTCAGGAAAACTGAGTGCAGGTGTGCTGAGTAGCCACCCGCAGGTGCTTTCTCATTATCAGTATGACAGTGGTATCCCCCTGCCAAACTCAGATTCCCAGGAAGCCCTTTCCAACTCCTTCACATCTAGCCGGGAACCCAGCCTTCTTTACCATTGCTTCAAGCACAGAG ATAACCCAAGACATTTGGAGCTGGGATGCAAACGACCCTATCTTGACACAACATCATCTGCGGTTCCAGAGGAGCACTACTTCCGCTCTCCTCCTTCCTATGATTCCCCTCTGCTGTCCCATCCATACTGCAACGAGGCTTTAGGGTCTAGAGAGGCATGCATGTACGGAGGCTTAGAGGGAGAAGGAGGGGGTGCAGGGGGTACGGATGACCTCCCGGCTCCATCCCTGAACTGCAATATGTGGGCATCAGTGCAGTCGTACCCTCGCTACGGCATGCAAACAGTAGAGGCCATGCAATACCAGCCTTTCACAGCCCACTTCAACAGCACAGCCTCTGCAGCATCGATGGTTTCCCATCACTCACCGTCCATGCAGCGTCCACATCCAACACCACCTGACCTGGTCACATTTACCACACAGCGGGTACTACCACCTACACCATCTTCAGCTTCCACCTCCCCGTCGGGTTCTGCTCACCACGACAGAGCACATTCCTCACTGTTTCATAGAAAACCCGGGTCTCCATTACGTTCACAAAGGGATTTCGCTGGCTATTCAACCCACAGTCCTACATCAACACGAGAACCAGCCTATCAGTACCAAACAGGTCTGAGCAGTGTTGGGCCACACTGGACTGACAGTTAA